AACAGAGAGCTGTTGGTAATAAAACACAGCATTCGACTTCTATCGATAGACTTGCTCTTGGCAGTCACCATTCAGACTCTTCTTAAAGTGAACAATTAATAAGTACCATCAGTATTAGACAGCAGTTTTACCAATTTTGTATGCTAAATCTGTGCACTTAACACGTTTTCATTTAAATGCTTCTGAGGTTATTTTCAGCACAAAGCAACATGTAGACAATTATTTCAATTACTGCAGCTAGGCTACATGTGCAAGATGTTATTGTCTTTGTCAGATTTATTGAGAAGTGGAGCAATCAGCTGCCAAAATCCTCTTTGTTGCAGTAGAGTGACTTGCTAATTGTTTCATTACTTGAAGTACGTCGAATTATTTCTTGGAAATAAGAGTAAAAATTACATCCAAAACAGTTGACAGCAGTATGTTCCATCAATTAGTATTTTAATTCGTAAACATGCTAAACAGGTACATTTAAAGTTGTATTCATAATTATTGTTTTCCTGAGTTAGTAGTACTTTACCGAATTGAgtattatgtaatagcaaatgtgTGAAGGAGTGTCTGTGGCAACTCTGGGGATTATTGACATGGTTCTCGCTTTGTATGTTCACCACACATAGTggtaaaaatacattatttaaattgaattgTGATCTGGGTTCTGGTTGCAACTGGTATTTGCAGAGCTGAATACAATTGAAGATGCAACTGTGTatcattaattttttgattgttcaaCTGATAGGTTGTGGGCTTGTATGAAAAGCTTTTTCAGTGTTGTGCAATGTACCTAATATTTTGAAAATGGATTTGTGTCAAGATCTTAGATTGTAGATTTTCTGTTGGCTAGAGGTGGCTTCTTGTTAAAAGCATATTATGTTGTGATTGAAGAGATCTAATGTCTCAAAACTGTTATACCTCAAATCTGCAGAGTCTGTCCTCATTGATGCTATGTCTGCTGCTGAACTTTTGAGTCTACCATGACTTGGAAATTTGTGAAAGATAATTGAATGTTCCATTAGAATAATACACTGTGTGTTCCTGAAGGAGTGCCTCTTTAAGTGCTGCAAAGTTTATTTACAGCATAGGCCTGATCTTGCTTAATCatttttattgcttgaagtgaTTAAAGGGTAGTGTTTTCTTGTGGCTTTTATACATTTTATAACACAGCTATTAACAGTGTAATGATCTTTGAGCTTCAATTAAGTGACCCTGTTTTCAGGTAAGTGTGGCTCTCACATGTGGGAATGATTTGTTAGCAAAATGCCAAGTTTCACCATGGTATCCATGATATACCCCATGGATAAGCCAGTCCCACGGCAGGATAAGCCAGTTCCATGGCAAGAGTATGCCATCACCACTAGGACCTTGCTGAATAGTGCTGTcctgttcaaaccaacctttgggtTGTTAGCTTCACTTTTTATGTAGGTCTATATAAAAAAAAGTATACTTTTATTGAAGGGGGACAATTGTCAGTTTGTAATCTGTAAACGTTTCTAAACATGGACCACTGCGTTCTTTTAATGTTGAAATAAAAttgatttgttgtcattattttcgTAGGTAAACTTGCTCACGTTGATTTGGATGAACGTGCTTTGGATGCTCTGAAAGAATTTCCGGTAGATGGTGCACTGAACGTTTTGACACAGTTTCTTGATTCAAATTTGGAACATGTTTCAAATAAGTCAGCATATTTGTGtggtgtaatgaaaacttatcGCCAGAAAAGCCGTGCAGGCCAGGGTTCAGGCTCTGGTACTGTTGCAAAAGCACCAGATGAGGACAAAATTAAATCAATTTTGGAACGCACTGGATATACATTGGACGTAACTACAGGGCAGCGGAAATATGGTGGACCTCCACCTGACTGGGAGGGACCAGCTCCTGGTAATGGCTGTGAGGTGTGTAATGAATAGATAATTTCTAGGTAATTGTTTATGAAAATTCGTTTACTTGTTTTGTATATTTGGATACAATGCTGTTCGTTGCTGTTTCAGGTTTTTTGTGGCAAGATACCAAAAGACATGTATGAAGATGAGCTCATTCCTCTGTTCGAAAAATGTGGCACTATTTGGGATCTAAGGTTAATGATGGATCCCATGACAGGCCTTAATAGGGGATATGCTTTTATTACTTTTACAACTAGGGAGGCAGCACAGCAAGCAGTCAAGGAGGTAATTGTGAGACTGAACTGTTTGTAGGTGTCAGTACTTGTCTATAAAGTAATGTATAGTTTGAGTTACACAATTGATGTCTGTTTTAATATGTCTACAAATAATTATCTCTGGTAACAAACTCACTTGTTAGTTTAAACATTGGAAAATTATCCTTGACCATTTGATTTGGCATATATTTGTACTTGTGAATCAGTATTGAAGTTTGGCTCAAAAACTGAGTGAGTTTGAATACTCTGAGAACATACAATGTTCGCTTGTTGTACTTGCTATATTGGATGTCTGTCAGTAGTAGAATAAGTTTTGCTTCCAGATCTCCTCTTTGCTCTGTGGGCAAAATTGGGACTGGACAAACAGTTGATCAGTGTTCCCAAATTCAAACTCATACAGTAGTGCTCTTAGGTGATGGCTGGAGAAGTCACTCCTTCTTTCTGAGTTATAGTTTCCGTGTAGTAGCTACTATAATATCTTACATGGTAGTTTGTTGAAGTTTAGTagttctgaaaataaataataaaaaagtgtaagatttgttactggttgtaCTTCTCTCATTCAAAATTTGAATCCATTAAAATTTTAAGGAGAGAGCATGCCTGTTTCAGTAGAATATTGGTACAGAATTGTGAAGTTAGCTCTTATTAGTCCCTAAATTTACTGATCGTCTTTTTTGAACTTGTTGTTGCTCACTCACCAAAATTTGGCatgtgtgtgtttctcttcatcccaCAGCTTGATAATCATGAAATCAAACCTGGCAAGAGTCTGAAAGTTAACATTAGTGTTCCAAATCTGCGACTTTTTGTGGGCAACATTCCAAAGTCTAAAGGCAAAGAGGAGATTCTGGACGAGTTTGGTAAATTAACAGGTAATGTGTAAAGAAAGAGACAAAAATTGATGTAGTTTAGAGACAGCAGGGGTTGGATTGGGCCCACATCACAGCTGTGCCTCTCAGCTTGTTAGTTAGTTGCCCCATCCATTTGATGAATGTATGAAATTGCCAAATATTCAAGCCAGGTGGCAGAGAAACTACCTACTGAGGTACCTGCCTTGCACTATTTAATTTGTGAGGATGGGTGCGGCTTGCTAACATTCAGACGGGCAGAGCTTCCTGAGGCTCTGTCCCATTCCCACCCTCACTGTCAAAGCAGACCAGCCAATAAAGCAGGCATAAGAGCACCCCACAGGCGAGGCAAGCTTAATTGGCACACTTCCTTCCCCATTGTTCTTACAGCTGAACGATTACGAAATTCGGAAAGGCAAAAAGATTGGTGTTACAGTATCATATAACAATCATCGCTTATTCGTTGGGAATATACCCAAGAATCGAGATCGTGACGAGTTGTTTGAAGAATTTTCAAAACACGCACGTAAGTTGAGATTATCGCTTAAGCCGATAAGTCATTTTGTTTGAAAGTTTGATTGGCTTGAACTAAAAGATTGGCTGGATAGAGAACTGCATTATGCTAACATTTGCCTTTCTAAGTTGTGCTCCATTCACTGATTTGAGCACGGTGGGTGGGAATGATGGATGGTGTAAAAGAATTATCTTTGATACATACACGACTTTTTTCCATGTAAATCATAATTGACTTAATTTTCGTAATTATTAATGTAAATTGTATCAAGTTGCATGATTTTTAGTTTTTATACATAGTCATGTGTTGTAAGCAGGCGTGCTCAGTCCGCAACTCTTGCTGCTGAGGAACTTTTAAATGGTAAAAAGAGCAATGGATATAGGTTTAAGAATTGAATTTACATATGAATGCCTTGATTCTTATGCTAATGTGCTGCCATGATTGATTCTTCCTCCAGCTGGTCTGACAGAAGTGATTATATACAGCTCACCTGATGACAAGAAGAAGAATCGTGGCTTTTGTTTTTTGGAATATGAATCCCACAAAGCAGCATCCTTAGCTAAGAGACGGCTAGGTACTGGCCGTATAAAGGTGTGGGGATGTGATATCATTGTTGATTGGGCAGATCCCCAAGAAGAGCCTGATGAGGCTACAATGTCAAAGGTATGTTTGGTGCAGGAGGCGTGATCATATTAGTTGCTTCATACTAGTTGCACATATGTATGGAAATTAATTGAAAATAACAGTGCTGTGATTTAGTGTTATTGCTCTGCAGTGATAGTTTTCCACCTCATGTGTATTATAATGAAATGAAGTGTTCAGTTTGCTGAAGTGGCAATAACCATTGTAATAAACATATACCTCTTATCCGAGGTGGCTCCTTTGTTTTTGCAGTAATGAaaagttgttcattttatttttgtaagaCAAATAGAGTATATGaggtctgtttaaaaaaat
This genomic stretch from Schistocerca cancellata isolate TAMUIC-IGC-003103 chromosome 2, iqSchCanc2.1, whole genome shotgun sequence harbors:
- the LOC126161881 gene encoding heterogeneous nuclear ribonucleoprotein R isoform X5 produces the protein MAEGNGEVTMEEKSVKEEVKTEVTEDYQKLVAYGLDEKVAAKLDEIYKTGKLAHVDLDERALDALKEFPVDGALNVLTQFLDSNLEHVSNKSAYLCGVMKTYRQKSRAGQGSGSGTVAKAPDEDKIKSILERTGYTLDVTTGQRKYGGPPPDWEGPAPGNGCEVFCGKIPKDMYEDELIPLFEKCGTIWDLRLMMDPMTGLNRGYAFITFTTREAAQQAVKELDNHEIKPGKSLKVNISVPNLRLFVGNIPKSKGKEEILDEFGKLTAGLTEVIIYSSPDDKKKNRGFCFLEYESHKAASLAKRRLGTGRIKVWGCDIIVDWADPQEEPDEATMSKVKVLYVRNLTQDCSEEKLKESFEAYGKVERVKKIKDYAFIHFEDRENAIKAMEELNGKEMGGSAIEVSLAKPPSDKKKKEEILRARERRMMQMMQVRGGCSPSHPSMLPPGVMPMRGPGGPRGQGGAAAASLRGPMGRGDYAGWSWAWSRGAWPGRWAPGTWGNPWGFSQRGIRGGNTWGVTGSRTWGGARQGKFTR
- the LOC126161881 gene encoding heterogeneous nuclear ribonucleoprotein R isoform X6, with protein sequence MAEGNGEVTMEEKSVKEEVKTEVTEDYQKLVAYGLDEKVAAKLDEIYKTGKLAHVDLDERALDALKEFPVDGALNVLTQFLDSNLEHVSNKSAYLCGVMKTYRQKSRAGQGSGSGTVAKAPDEDKIKSILERTGYTLDVTTGQRKYGGPPPDWEGPAPGNGCEVFCGKIPKDMYEDELIPLFEKCGTIWDLRLMMDPMTGLNRGYAFITFTTREAAQQAVKELDNHEIKPGKSLKVNISVPNLRLFVGNIPKSKGKEEILDEFGKLTAGLTEVIIYSSPDDKKKNRGFCFLEYESHKAASLAKRRLGTGRIKVWGCDIIVDWADPQEEPDEATMSKVKVLYVRNLTQDCSEEKLKESFEAYGKVERVKKIKDYAFIHFEDRENAIKAMEELNGKEMGGSAIEVSLAKPPSDKKKKEEILRARERRMMQMMQVRGGCSPSHPSMLPPGVMPMRGPGGPRGQGGAAAASLRGPMGRGDYGWSWAWSRGAWPGRWAPGTWGNPWGFSQRGIRGGNTWGVTGSRTWGGARQGKFTR